The Archocentrus centrarchus isolate MPI-CPG fArcCen1 chromosome 12, fArcCen1, whole genome shotgun sequence genome includes a window with the following:
- the LOC115789015 gene encoding uncharacterized protein LOC115789015, with the protein MFAAEAKAITRNFGAKELIHNDTLNHKMDLLTLVKISEKKLWPVKKYQILFCTLPNLMEEEFSPDYTEEILMEKFMTTAQTSGGGGVGGGDGGLCKVEVTVNVDVVDGQAQPVDIMTRKVNLETMRKRLKDSTVKKDQVDELKLREKDKLAFVNQIIYNSAPVELSRTRAKDGCASVGYKMMNLSAKGQRKEKTSFTVPEKSTFAYSLVEIKIQDEKLRILCEPWTRCKVERLFCDAMSSGTIREVTEELEMKEALLQPLEDLPEPNRPDLLKTLSELVEDGDALSLLEQTLDQCSNETSVHPRSHAVSSFMDLLDVSNISTAVKDAVHLLVSALDALPGEMSPLLTSCSPDTLRVLSQLVDGLKDGQAKLPESLPAPLQEGGDLRWAAELICLNDKKLKELSDVWDRPELPPEVLLELLCLAVQGLSLMQPRTKP; encoded by the exons ATGTTTGCAGCTGAAGCCAAAGCCATCACCAGAAACTTTGGAGCTAAAGAGCTCATCCATAACGACACTTTAAATCACAAAATGGACCTGCTGACTCTGGTCAAAATCAGCGAGAAGAAATTATGGCCAGTAAAAAAGTACCAGATTTTGTTCTGCACCCTGCCCAATCTCATGGAGGAGGAATTCTCTCCAG ATTATACAGAGGAGATCCTAATGGAGAAGTTTATGACTACAGCACAGACGAGCGGAGGTGGAGGTGTAGGTGGAGGAGATGGTGGTTTGTGTAAAGTTGAAGTTACTGTAAATGTTGATGTTGTGGACGGACAGGCTCAGCCTGTCGACATAATGACCAGGAAAGTGAACCTTGAAACAATGAGGAAAAGGCTCAAAGACAG CACAGTAAAAAAGGACCAAGTGGATGAGCTGAAACTGAGAGAGAAGGACAAACTGGCCTTTGTTAACCAGATCATTTACAACAGTGCACCTGTCGAACTTAGTAGAACTCGTGCGAAGGATGGGTGTGCTTCAGTTGGCTATAAGATGATGAACCTGTCTGCAAAG GGCCAGAGGAAGGAGAAGACGAGCTTCACCGTTCCAGAAAAATCCACCTTTGCTTACAGCCTGGTGGAGATAAAGATACAGGATGAGAAGCTGA GAATCTTGTGTGAACCCTGGACTCGATGTAAAGTTG AGAGGCTCTTTTGTGACGCCATGAGCAGTGGGACCATACGAGAAGTAACAGAAG AACTGGAGATGAAGGAAGCTCTTCTGCAGCCTCTGGAAGATCTTCCTGAGCCAAACCGTCCTGATCTGCTGAAAACACTCAGCGAGCTTGTGGAGGATGGAgatgctctctctctgctgGAGCAAACA ctGGATCAGTGCAGTAATGAAACGTCTGTGCATCCTCGGTCTCATGCTGTCTCTTCATTCATGGACCTTCTTGATGTCTCAAACATCTCCACAGCTGTGAAGGACGCTGTTCACCTGTTGGTCAGCGCTTTGGATG CTCTGCCAGGTGAAATGTCTCCACTCctgaccagctgcagtccagatACTCTGAGAGTCCTCAGCCAGCTG GTGGATGGACTTAAGGACGGTCAGGCCAAACTCCCAGAGTCTCTGCCCGCCCCCCTGCAGGAGGGAGGGGATCTCCGCTGGGCGGCCGAGCTCATCTGTTTGAACGACAAGAAGCTGAAAGAGCTGAGTGACGTCTGGGACCGGCCCGAGCTCCCCCCGGAGGTTCTGCTGGAGCTTCTGTGCCTCGCTGTGCAGGGACTCAGCCTGATGCAGCCCAGAACAAAGCCTTAA